In one Ornithorhynchus anatinus isolate Pmale09 chromosome 19, mOrnAna1.pri.v4, whole genome shotgun sequence genomic region, the following are encoded:
- the PPP2R5D gene encoding serine/threonine-protein phosphatase 2A 56 kDa regulatory subunit delta isoform has protein sequence MPYKVKKEKEPPKPAKGAPKPSSGGKDGGDGAEEPPQPPQPPSQPSNKRPSNSTPPPTQLSKIKYSGGPQIVKKERRQSSSRFNLSKNRELQKLPALKDSPSQEREELFIQKLRQCCVLFDFVSDPLSDLKFKEVKRAGLNEMVEYITHSRDVVTEAIYPEAVIMFSVNLFRTLPPSSNPTGAEFDPEEDEPTLEAAWPHLQLVYEFFLRFLESPDFQPNVAKKYIDQKFVLSLLDLFDSEDPRERDFLKTILHRIYGKFLGLRAYVRRQINHIFYRFIYETEHHNGIAELLEILGSIINGFALPLKEEHKMFLIRVLLPLHKVKSLSVYHPQLAYCVVQFLEKESSLTEPVIVGLLKFWPKTHSPKEVMFLNELEEILDVIEPSEFSKVMEPLFRQLAKCVSSPHFQVAERALYYWNNEYIMSLISDNASRVLPIMFPALYRNSKSHWNKTIHGLIYNALKLFMEMNQKLFDDCTQQYKAEKQKGRFRVKEREEMWHKVEELARLNPQYPMFRAPPPLPPVYSMETETPTAEDIQLLKRTVEAEAVQMVKDMKKEKVLLRRKSELPQDVYTIKALEAHKRAEEFLTASQEAL, from the exons CCTCCGCAGCCtccgcagcccccgtcccagccGTCCAACAAGCGGCCGAGCAACAGCACGCCGCCCCCCACGCAGCTCAGCAAGATCAAGTACTCGGGGGGCCCCCAGATCGTCAAGAAGGAGCGGCGTCAGAGCTCCTCCCGCTTCAACCTCAGCAAGAACCGCGAGTTGCAGAAGCTGCCCGCCCTGAAGG ACTCGCCGTCCCAGGAGCGGGAGGAGCTGTTCATCCAGAAGCTGCGCCAGTGCTGCGTCCTCTTCGACTTTGTCTCGGACCCGCTCAGCGACCTGAAGTTCAAGGAAGTGAAGCGGGCGGGGCTGAACGAGATGGTGGAGTACATCACGCACAGCCGCGACGTGGTCACCGAGGCCATCTACCCGGAGGCCGTCATCATG ttTTCAGTTAACTTGTTCCGGACCCTGCCACCCTCATCCAACCCCACTGGGGCGGAGTTTGACCCCGAGGAGGACGAGCCCACGCTGGAGGCCGCCTGGCCCCACCTCCAG CTCGTGTACGAATTCTTCCTCCGTTTCCTCGAGTCTCCGGATTTCCAGCCCAATGTGGCCAAAAAATACATCGACCAGAAGTTTGTCCTCTCT CTCCTGGACCTGTTTGACAGCGAGGACCCCCGCGAGCGGGACTTCCTCAAGACCATCCTGCACCGCATCTACGGCAAGTTCCTGGGGCTGCGGGCCTACGTACGCCGGCAGATCAACCACATCTTCTACAG GTTTATCTACGAGACTGAGCATCACAACGGCATCGCCGAACTGCTGGAAATCCTGGGCAG catcATCAACGGCTTCGCCCTACCCCTGAAGGAGGAGCACAAGATGTTTCTCATCCGTGTCCTCCTTCCTCTGCATAAAGTCAAGTCCCTGAGCGTCTACCACCCCCAG CTGGCATACTGCGTGGTTCAGTtcctggagaaggagagcagtcTCACCGAGCCG GTCATCGTGGGGCTGCTCAAGTTCTGGCCCAAGACGCACAGCCCCAAGGAGGTCATGTTCCTGAACGAACTGGAGGAGATCCTGGACGTCATCGAGCCGTCCGAATTCAGCAAGGTCATGGAACCGCTCTTCCGCCAGCTGGCCAAGTGCGTCTCCAGCCCCCACTTCCAG GTGGCCGAGCGGGCCCTCTACTACTGGAACAACGAGTACATCATGAGCTTGATCAGCGACAACGCCAGCCGCGTCCTGCCCATCATGTTCCCCGCCCTCTACCGGAACTCCAAAAGCCACTGGAACAA GACCATCCACGGCCTGATCTACAACGCCCTGAAGCTGTTCATGGAGATGAACCAGAAGCTGTTCGACGACTGCACGCAGCAATACAAAGCAGAGAAACAGAA GGGCCGCTTCCGGGTGAAGGAGCGGGAGGAGATGTGGCACAAGGTCGAGGAGCTGGCCCGGCTCAATCCCCAG taTCCCATGTTCCGGGCCCCCCCGCCGCTGCCTCCCGTCTACTCCATGGAGACGGAGACGCCCACGGCTGAAGACATCCAGCTACTGAAGAGGACGGTCGAGGCAGAGGCCGTGCAg atGGTGAAAGACATGAAGAAAGAGAAGGTACTGCTGCGGCGGAAGTCCGAGCTGCCCCAGGACGTCTACACCATCAAGGCGCTGGAGGCCCACAAGCGGGCCGAGGAGTTCCTGACGGCCAGCCAGGAGGCCCTCTGA
- the MEA1 gene encoding male-enhanced antigen 1: protein MGPERIIPTPSEEELERPQGSPEGPGDWSNDEEPDEEPEGEQGGPAGYSYQPLTQDAEQEEPPQPAADIHHRIQAMGLHLPDPPAQSDEEEEEEGAPALSSHASIPMDPEHVELVKRTMAGVSLPAPGVPAWARELSDAQWEAVVQRTLQARQAPAAWK from the exons ATGGGCCCCGAGAGGATCATCCCCACCCCGAGcgaggaggagctggagcggcCGCAGGGCTCCCCGGAGGGCCCGGGCGACTGGAGCAACGACGAGGAGCCCGACGAGGAGCCCGAGGGGGAGCAGGGCGGCCCCGCCGGCTACTCCTACCAGCCCCTCACCCAGGACGCCGAGCAGGAGGAGCCGCCGCAGCCCGCCGCCGACATCCACCACCGCATCCAG GCCATGGGGCTGCACCTGCCGGACCCGCCGGCCCAGAgcgatgaggaggaagaagaggagggggctccCGCCCTGAGCAGCCACGCCTCCATCCCTATGGACCCAG AGCACGTGGAGCTGGTGAAGCGGACGATGGCGGGCGTGAGCCTGCCGGCGCCCGGCGTGCCCGCCTGGGCCCGGGAGCTCTCGGACGCGCAGTGGGAAGCCGTGGTGCAGAGGACGCTGCAGGCCCGCCAGGCCCCCGCCGCCTGGAAGTGA
- the KLHDC3 gene encoding kelch domain-containing protein 3, with translation MLRWTVHLEGGPRRVNHAAVAVGHRVYSFGGYCSGEDYETLRQIDVHVFNAVSLRWTKLPPVWPSGRGKVREVPYMRYGHSAVLIDDTVYLWGGRNDTEGACNVLYGFDINTHRWSTPKVSGTVPGARDGHSACVLGKNMYVFGGYEQLADCFSNDIHKLDTTSMTWTLISAKGTPARWRDFHSATMLGSRMYVFGGRADRFGPFHSSNEIYCNRIRVFDTRAEAWLECPSTPLLPEGRRSHSAFGYNGELYIFGGYNSRLNRHFHDLWKFDPVAFSWKKIEPKGKGPCPRRRQCCCIVGNKIVLFGGTSPSPEEGLGDEFDLMDHSDLHILDFSPSLKTLCKLAVIQYGLDQSCLPHDIRWELAAMTTNSTISRPIVSSHG, from the exons ATGTTACGGTGGACCGTGCACCTCGAGGGTGGGCCCCGGAGGGTGAACCACGCCGCCGTGGCCGTGGGCCACCGGGTCTACTCCTTCGGCGGCTACTGCTCCGGCGAGGACTACGAGACGCTGCGACAGATCGACGTGCACGTCTTCAACGCCG TGTCCCTCCGCTGGACGAAGCTGCCCCCCGTGTGGCCCAGCGGGCGTGGGAAAGTCCGGGAGGTGCCCTACATGCGCTACGGGCATTCGGCCGTGCTCATCGACGACACGGTCTACCTGTGGGGCGGACGCAACGACACCGAGGGGGCCTGCAACGTCCTCTATGGCTTCGACATCA ACACTCACAGGTGGTCGACGCCCAAGGTGTCGGGGACGgtgcccggggcccgggacgggCACTCGGCCTGCGTCCTGGGCAAGAACATGTACGTCTTCGGGGGCTACGAACAGCTG GCTGACTGCTTTTCCAATGACATCCACAAGTTGGACACGACCAGCATGACTTGGACGTTGATTTCGGCCAAG gggaCCCCCGCCCGCTGGAGGGACTTTCACTCGGCCACCATGCTGGGCAGCCGCATGTACGTGTTCGGGGGCCGAGCTGACCGCTTCGGGCCCTTCCACTCCAGCAACGAGATCTACTGCAACCGAATCCGCGTGTTTGACACCCGGGCCGAGGCTTGGCTGGAGTGTCCGTCCACCCCGCTGCTGCCCGAGGGCCGCCGCAGCCACTCCGCCT TCGGGTACAACGGGGAGCTGTACATCTTCGGCGGTTACAACTCCCGGCTGAATCGGCACTTCCACGATCTCTGGAAATTCGACCCAG TGGCCTTCTCCTGGAAGAAGATTGAGCCGAAggggaagggaccgtgtccccGGCGCCGCCAGTGCTGCTGCATTGTGGGCAACAAAATTGTCCTCTTTGGGGGCACCAG CCCGTCCCCCGAAGAAGGCTTGGGTGACGAGTTTGATCTCATGGATCACTCTGACCTACACATCCTGGACTTCA gccccagTCTAAAGACCTTGTGCAAACTGGCAGTGATTCAGTACGGCCTGGACCAGTCTTGTCTGCCTCACGATATCAG gtgggaactagccgccatGACTACCAACAGCACCATCAGCCGGCCCATAGTCTCCTCCCACGGGTAG
- the RRP36 gene encoding ribosomal RNA processing protein 36 homolog has translation MSSKSPVPFLRRVVPGSKKVRRDPRFDDLSGTYRPEVFDKTYAFLNDIRTKEKKLVEKQLKRCRQAEEKERLQKLLNHMTQQEEAQQERQRQHEQHLALKREQRAQAQRGCKPFFLKKSERRQLELADKYQELKRSQKLESFLSRKRRRNAGKDRRRLPPGKAR, from the exons ATGTCGTCCAAGAGCCCCGTGCCCTTTCTGCGCCGCGTGGTCCCCGGCAGTAAGAAG GTCAGGCGCGACCCCCGCTTCGATGACCTGTCGGGCACCTACAGGCCCGAGGTCTTCGATAAAACCTACGCCTTCCTGAACGACATCCGCACCAAGGAGAAAAAG CTCGTGGAAAAGCAACTGAAGAGATGCCGGCaggcggaggagaaggagaggttgCAGAAGCTGCTGAATCACATG acccaGCAGGAGGAGGCGCAGCAGGAGCGGCAGCGGCAGCACGAACAGCACCTGGCCCTGAAGAGAGAGCAGCGCGCCCAGGCCCAGCGTGGCTGCAAGCCCTTCTTCCTCAAGAAAT cTGAGCGGCGGCAGCTGGAGCTGGCTGACAAGTACCAGGAACTGAAGCGCAGCCAGAAGCTCGAGAGCTTCCTGAGCCGCAAACGCCGGCGGAACGCGGGCAAGGACCGGAGACGGCTCCCCCCGGGCAAGGCCCGCTGA
- the CUL7 gene encoding cullin-7 produces the protein MVGERRGGDLLVPLGPRLQARPEEMLRQRPGPDGHPEYLIRWSVLRPGEEGAAGGRGPSDDPVEHILMWLSALEVRASCPSLLGERAADKETRREPVGAPGVFSRDVGPDEASLREMGEDVRELVRRAARQLGRSEASPAASLLHTVHVLSAYASIGPLAGVFRDTGALDLLMTMLGGPEPQIRRSAGKMLRALAAHDAGSRAHVLLSLSQQDGIEQHMDFDSRSTLLELFAETKSFEEHCMAFEGISLPQIPGKQLFSLVKRYLCVTSLLDQLSGSLEFAGEDRASPCKAAGGKQSRTERELEFGLALGSLILELVRGMGWDRGPGLRGARPPARPARSIFLAPGPALPLPPPWPCRRQGQAFRSPSDFSSRSGYAEYVQETLQPGMRVRMVEDYEEIGAGDEGEFQQSNTGMPPVQVLWESTGRTYWVHWHMLEILGPGDTGKDKVPAFAEQSLAAGASRALNIGSSPWHWKPPGSLYSVPYLQPSAPGSAESRVLSRAEWWEILFFIKKLAGPEQESLLQPVREGPSKEAPEEKALAELSVPVALAQRLVLRLSRQCQGGTRSDLLCSHIYSKYGPRAHPKEGEPPGPAPADPLVDVAAPEAPPPATPQLPEVTALPPGEAQANTLEPPPGPPGEVPKSLQSPAPDSGPSQDRLQEPGLSEGNVSPDDWDVEALLQQLQQQPEHFLLLARSLEMLGPRKATQLRGLRMLTKLLEGSGAEALPWHEAAGSCLTCMNASGADSEVVQEAVRFLHRLASSNKDCAVVLCRLGAREALTKALAQSSSQLLLGPELRKLLDHCQKQASLYGNLTTSILAGCIQLVLGQIEEHRRTQQPINIPFLDVFLRHLCQGSSEEVREDRCWEKVEVSSNTHRASKLTDRNPKTYWESNGSTGSHHITLHVRRGVLIRQLTMLVSSEDSSYMPARVVVLGGDSISSVNTELNSVNITSSASRVLLLENLTCFWPIIQIRIKRCQQGGIDTRVRGLEVLGPKPTLWPLFREQLCRRSRLFYAVRAQAWSRDIAQDRTRLLRLFPRLNRALGHEQAFADRFLPDEEAGLALGRTCWEALITPLVHSITSPDASGLSPLAWLLDQYLEHRAGTRPPENHSATFTLQVRRLSHLLVHMESSSTLPSELSSGSASAVSSKVRQNPEPGPQPGVQEGSLRAITQCWSGVVQAQVKQFLAAAGQAPDFVPRYCELYRRLQTAGAELFGACQAGFVPALRRGFSAALQQLPFLTASHVCEQFARYIDRQILASRAGGAAGMESLEQLQQSLESFLVLSGLELATSFEHFYRYYLGERLLGPGPCWLEEAVLDQIGLCFPNRLPQQMLSGLRAAAELQRHFRLFRLQLFDRRLLERGQEEGDEADGDDDGEERGPEAGSPGKPAEEEEEEDLPPEVSVLALPSHCWPVSPFCFLQDPSKRFPPALSGCLGCFSEFYSHSQSRPGPESGPRRRLQWTWLGWAELVFGAQQRLLVSTLQMWILLHFNEAQEVTVENLLQSSGLALELLTQALGPLTSSPGPLTLHEAQGLPPGGVLRLREEAAEGVRPRGPPLRLLPPRTYLNVEEGEGRALEKKRNLLNCLLVRILKARGEDGLHIDCLVCMVLEAWKKEREGRRGRGCGSADVLSCILHLLAEGYVRRREEQPQILAYAAPEPAGPPFPPTPTPTAPAPAPLPAFHTVEIRTEAPGPPHAAPTATPTFSTFR, from the exons ATGGTGGGGGAGCGTCGCGGCGGGGACCTGCTGGTGCCCCTGGGCCCGCGGCTGCAGGCCCGGCCCGAGGAGATGCTGCGCCAGCGTCCGGGCCCCGACGGGCACCCGGAGTACCTCATCCGCTGGAGCGTGCTGCGGcccggagaggagggggcggccgggggcaggggtCCCTCGGACGACCCGGTGGAGCACATCCTCATGTGGCTGTCGGCCCTGGAGGTCCGCGCCAGTTGTCCCTCGCTGCTGGGCGAGAGGGCGGCGGACAAAGAGACGCGGCGGGAGCCCGTCGGGGCACCGGGCGTCTTCTCCCGGGACGTCGGACCGGACGAGGCGTCGCtgcgggagatgggggaggacgtGCGGGAGCTGGTGCGCAGGGCGGCCCGGCAGCTGGGCCGGAGCGAGGCCAGCCCCGCCGCCTCGCTGCTGCACACCGTCCACGTGCTCAGCGCCTACGCCAGCATCGGGCCTCTGGCCGGCGTCTTCCGCGACACCGGGGCCCTGGACCTGCTCATGACCATGCTGGGCGGGCCCGAGCCCCAGATCCGCCGCAGCGCCGGAAAGATGCTGCGGGCCCTGGCCGCGCACGACGCCG GGAGCCGGGCCCACGTGCTCCTGTCGCTGAGTCAGCAGGACGGTATCGAGCAGCACATGGACTTCGACAGCCGCTCCACCCTCCTCGAGCTGTTCGCCGAGACCAAGTCCTTCGAGGAGCACTGCATGGCCTTCGAGGGCATCAGCCTGCCCCAG ATCCCCGGGAAGCAGCTCTTCTCCCTGGTGAAACGGTATCTCTGCGTCACATCTCTCTTGGACCAGCTGAGCGGCAGCCTGGAGTTCGCGGGTGAGGACCGGGCCTCCCCCTGCAAGGCCGCCGGCGGGAAGCAGAGCCGGACGGAGCGAGAGCTGGAGTTCGGCCTGGCCTTGGGCAGCCTGATCTTGGAGCTGGTCCGGGGCATGGGCTGGGACCGGGGCCCGGGCCTCCGgggcgcccgcccgccggcccggccggcccgctcCATCttcctggcccccggccccgccctgccccttccGCCCCCCTGGCCCTGCAGGAGGCAGGGCCAGGCCTTCCGGTCGCCGTCCGACTTTTCGAGCCGCAGCGGCTACGCGGAGTACGTGCAGGAGACCCTGCAGCCCGGCATGCGGGTGCGGATGGTGGAGGATTACGAGGAGATCGGAGCCGGGGACGAGGGCGAGTTCCAGCAGAGCAACACCGGCATGCCTCCCGTGCAG GTGCTGTGGGAGTCGACGGGCCGCACGTATTGGGTGCACTGGCACATGCTGGAGATCCTGGGCCCGGGCGACACGGGCAAAGACAAAGTGCCAGCCTTTGCGGAACAGAGCCTGGCGGCCGGTGCGAGCCGGGCTCTGAATATAG GGTCCTCCCCCTGGCACTGGAAGCCCCCAGGGAGCCTGTACTCCGTGCCCTACCTGCAGCCCAGCGCCCCGGGCAGCGCGGAGTCCCGGGTCCTCAGCCGGGCCGAATGGTGGGAGATCCTGTTCTTCATCAAGAAGCTGGCCGGGCCCGAGCAGGAGTCTCTCCTCCAACCCGTCCGGGAGGGACCGAGCAAGGAG GCCCCGGAGGAGAAGGCCCTGGCAGAGCTCTCGGTGCCTGTTGCGTTGGCTCAGAGGCTGGTGCTGAGGCTGAGCAGGCAGTGCCAGGGCGGCACCCGCAGCGACCTGCTCTGCTCCCACATCTACAGCAAGTACGGGCCCCGGGCCCACCCGAAGGAGGGggagccgccgggcccggcccccgcggacCCGCTCGTCGACGTCGCCGCccctgaggccccgccccccgccaccccccagctCCCCGAGGTCACGGCCCTCCCGCCAGGGGAGGCCCAGGCTAACA CGCTGGAGCCGCCCCCGGGGCCACCGGGCGAGGTGCCCAAGTCGTTGCAGAGCCCGGCCCCAGACTCGGGTCCTTCCCAGGATCGGCTCCAGGAGCCGGGGCTCAGCGAGGGCAACGTGAGCCCAGACGACTGGGACGTGGAGGCTctcctgcagcagctgcagcagcagcccgAGCATTTCCTGCTGCTGGCCCGCAGCCTGGAGATGCTGGGGCCCAGGAAGGCCACCCAGCTGCGGGGCCTGAG gatgCTGACCAAGCTGTTGGAGGGGTCGGGAGCCGAGGCCCTCCCGTGGCACGAGGCTGCGGGGTCGTGTCTCACCTGCATGAATGCCTCCGGTGCCGACAGCGAG GTGGTCCAGGAGGCCGTTCGCTTCCTGCACCGCCTGGCTTCGTCCAACAAGGACTGTGCCGTGGTGCTGTGCCGCCTGGGGGCCCGCGAGGCCCTCACCAAGGCCCTGGCCCAGTCCAGCTCCCAGCTGCTGCTGGGGCCCGAGCTGCGGAAGCTGCTGGACCACTGCCAGAAGCAGGCCAGTCTCTACGGCAACTTGACCACCAGCATCCTGGCGGGCTGCATCCAg ctggtgctggggcagatagaggagCACAGACGGACTCAACAGCCCATCAACATCCCCTTCCTGGATGTCTTCCTCAGGCACCTCTGCCAGG GCTCCAGCGAGGAAGTGCGGGAGGACAGATGCTGGGAGAAGGTGGAGGTGTCGTCCAACACGCACCGGGCCAGCAAGCTGACCGACCGCAACCCCAAGACCTACTGGGAGTCCAACGGCAGCACCGGCTCCCACCACATCACCCTCCACGTGCGTCGCGGCGTCCTGATCAG GCAGCTGACCATGCTGGTGTCCAGTGAGGACTCAAGCTACATGCCAGCCCGGGTGGTGGTTCTGGGTGGAGACAGCATAAGCTCTGTCAACACTGAGCTCAACTCG gTCAACATCACGTCCAGCGCCAGCCGGGTGCTCCTGCTGGAGAATCTGACCTGCTTCTGGCCCATCATCCAGATCAGGATCAAGCGCTGCCAGCAG GGCGGCATCGACACCCGCGTGCGGGGGCTGGAGGTTTTGGGCCCCAAGCCGACGCTGTGGCCGTTGTTCCGGGAGCAGCTCTGCCGCCGCTCGCGGCTCTTCTACGCGGTGCGGGCTCAGGCCTGGAGCCGCGACATCGCCCAGGACCGCACCCGCCTGCTGCGGCTCTTCCCCag gctgAACAGGGCTCTGGGCCACGAGCAGGCCTTTGCCGACCGCTTCCTCCCCGACGAAGAGGCTGGCCTGGCGCTGGGCAGGACCTGCTGGGAGGCGCTGATCACTCCTCTGGTGCACAGCATCACCAGCCCCG atgCGAGTGGGCTGAGCCCCCTGGCCTGGCTGCTGGATCAGTACCTGGAGCACAGAGCGGGGACCCGGCCGCCCGAGAACCACTCGGCCACCTTCACCTTGCAGGTGCGGCGCCTCAGCCACCTTCTCGTGCATATGGAAagttcctccactctccccagcgAGCTGTCTTCTGGGTCCG CCTCTGCAGTcagcagcaaggtgaggcagaACCCGGAGCCAGGGCCCCAGCCGGGAGTCCAGGAGGGCAGCCTGAGGGCCATCACCCAGTGCTGGAGCGGGGTGGTGCAGGCCCAG gtgaAGCAGTTTCTGGCTGCCGCCGGGCAGGCCCCAGACTTCGTCCCTCGATATTGTGAACTCTACCGACGTCTGCAGACGGCCGGGGCGGAGCTGTTCGGGGCCTGCCAGGCGGGCTTCGTGCCGGCCCTGCGCCGGGGCTTCTCCGCCGCCCTGCAGCAGCTCCCTTTCCTCACCGcctcccac GTGTGTGAACAGTTTGCCCGCTACATCGACCGGCAAATCCTAGCAagccgggccggcggggccgcggggaTGGAGTCGCTGGAGCAGCTGCAGCAGAGCCTGGAGTCCTTCCTGGTCCTGTCCGGCCTGGAGCTGGCCACCTCCTTCGAGCATTTCTACCG GTACTACCTGGGGGAGCGTCTCCTGGGCCCCGGGCCCTGCTGGCTGGAAGAGGCCGTGCTGGACCAGATCGGGCTCTGCTTCCCCAACCGCCTCCCGCAGCAGATGCTGAGCGGCCTGAGGGCCGCCGCCGAGCTGCAGCGCCACTTCCGCCTCTTCCGGCTGCAGCTGTTTGACCGGCGTCTCCTGGagcggggccaggaggagggggacgaggcCGACGGAGACGATgacggggaggagcgggggccggaggccgggtcCCCGGGGAAG CCcgcggaagaagaggaagaggaagacctcCCCCCAGAGGTGTCCGTGCTGGCCCTGCCGTCCCATTGctggcccgtctcccccttctgcttcctgcAGGACCCCAGCAAGCGCTTCCCCCCGGCCCTCAGCGGCTGCCttggctgcttctctgagttctaCAGCCACa GTCAGAGTCGGCCGGGCCCGGAGTCCGGGCCCCGGCGACGGCTGCAGTGGACGTGGCTGGGCTGGGCCGAGCTGGTGTTCGGGGCCCAGCAGAGGCTGCTGGTGTCCACCCTGCAGATGTGGATCCTGCTGCACTTCAATGAGGCCCAG GAGGTGACGGTGGAGAACCTGCTGCAGAGCTCGGGCCTCGCTCTGGAGCTGCTGACCCAGGCCCTGGGCCCTCTCACCAGCAGCCCCGGCCCCCTAACCCTTCACGAGGCCCAGGGCCTCCCCCCTGGGG GTGTACTGAGGTTGCgggaggaggcagcagagggtGTGAGGCCTCGGGGCCCCCCTCTGCGGCTGCTGCCCCCCAGGACGTACCTGAACGTGGAGGAGGGCGAGGGCCGAGccctggagaagaagaggaacCTGCTGAACTGCCTTCTCGTCCGCATCCTCAAGGCCCGGGGGGAGGACGGGCTGCATATCGACTGTCTTGTGTGCATG GTGCTGGAGGcttggaagaaggagagagagggcaggcGGGGCCGGGGCTGCGGCAGCGCGGACGTCCTCTCCTGCATCCTCCACCTCCTGGCCGAGGGCTACGTGAGGCGGCGGGAGGAGCAGCCCCAGATCCTGGCCTACGCCGCCCCCGAGCCCGCCGGGCCacctttcccacccacccccaccccaaccgccccggccccggcccctctccccgccttccacaCCGTGGAGATCCGAACGGAGGCTCCCGGGCCCCCCCACGCTGCCCCCACCGCTACTCCAACCTTCTCCACCTTCCGATAG
- the MRPL2 gene encoding 39S ribosomal protein L2, mitochondrial, producing the protein MAVRALARACGVLGAAAAPRLPPSAQVVNGAVLPPPPAATLLPRRLLLTSEALGANFVSWKTRTKYTIRPVKMRKSGGRDHTGRISVHGIGGGHKQRYRMIDFLRLRPEAGNSPGAFEEKVFSVRYDPCRSANIALVAGGNWKRWIIATENMQEGDIIQTSNKIGRMAVAAREGDAHPLGALPIGTLIHNLESEPGRGAQYIRAAGTCGVLLRKVNGTAIVQLPSKRQMQVLETCMATVGRVSNVDHDQRIIGKAGRNRWLGKRPSSGLWHRKGGWAGRKIRPLPPMKSYVSPTPPQ; encoded by the exons ATGGCCGTCCGCGCCCTGGCCCGGGCCTGCGGGGTCCTCGGGGCGGCCGCTGCGCCCCGCCTGCCTCCCTCCGCTCAG GTGGTGAACGGTGCGGTgctcccgcctcccccagccgCTACGCTgctcccccgccgcctcctcctcacctccgaggCCCTCGGTGCCAACTTCGTTTCCTGGAAGACCCGCACCAAGTACACCATCCGGCCGGTGAAGATGAGGAAATCCGGAGGCCGGGACCATACAG GCCGCATCTCCGTCCACGGCATCGGTGGGGGCCACAAGCAGCGTTACCGAATGATCGATTTCCTGCGGCTACGGCCCGAGGCCGGTAACTCTCCCGGGGCCTTTGAGGAGAAGGTCTTCTCAGTCCGCTACGATCCCTGCAG GTCAGCAAATATCGCCTTGGTGGCTGGAGGCAATTGGAAACGCTGGATCATCGCCACAGAAAACATGCAGGAAGGAGACATAATCCAGACCTCAAACAAAATTGGCCGCAtggcag TGGCCGCCCGGGAGGGCGACGCACATCCCCTGGGGGCTTTGCCCATCGGGACGCTGATCCACAACCTGGAGAGCGAGCCCGGCCGCGGAGCCCAGTACATCCGGGCCGCAG ggACCTGTGGTGTGTTGCTGCGGAAGGTGAACGGCACAGCCATTGTCCAGCTGCCCTCCAAGAGACAGATGCag gTGCTGGAGACGTGCATGGCCACCGTGGGCCGGGTCTCCAACGTGGACCACGACCAGCGCATCATCGGGAAGGCGGGGCGCAACCGGTGGCTGGGCAAGAGGCCCAGCAGCGGGCTGTGGCATCGCAAGGGGGGGTGGGCCGGCCGCAAGATCCGCCCGCTGCCCCCCATGAAGAGCTACGTGAGCCCCACCCCGCCTCAATAA